A section of the Kribbella sp. HUAS MG21 genome encodes:
- a CDS encoding TetR/AcrR family transcriptional regulator translates to MSPRATPLPPEERRAAIVAAALPLLEEFGPDVSTKQIAEAAGIAEGTIFRAFGSKDALINAAMLTAMDTTDLVKSLEEVDRSLPLRERTIAAVEIGQRRLRSVFRLMLSMRLRQPPDFKQHPLDAARRKRQADLSNVAFADLLRPDADQFRLPPEDVVRMIGLITFSATHPMISGGHVLTAEEIVDFAFDGLRSHHTGQPPASEDVAELALGGARRHDSGDD, encoded by the coding sequence GTGTCACCGAGAGCGACCCCGCTACCACCCGAAGAACGCCGCGCCGCCATCGTCGCGGCCGCGCTGCCGTTGCTGGAGGAGTTCGGCCCCGACGTCAGCACCAAGCAGATCGCCGAGGCGGCCGGGATCGCCGAGGGGACGATCTTCCGCGCCTTTGGCAGCAAGGACGCGCTGATCAACGCCGCGATGCTGACCGCGATGGACACCACCGACCTGGTCAAGTCCCTCGAGGAGGTCGACCGGTCGCTGCCGCTGCGGGAGCGGACGATCGCCGCCGTCGAGATCGGGCAGCGGCGGTTGCGCAGCGTGTTCCGGCTGATGCTGTCGATGCGGCTCCGGCAGCCGCCCGACTTCAAGCAGCATCCGCTGGACGCGGCGCGCCGCAAGCGCCAGGCGGACCTGTCCAACGTGGCGTTCGCGGACCTGCTGCGCCCGGACGCGGACCAGTTCCGGCTGCCGCCGGAGGACGTGGTGCGGATGATCGGCCTGATCACCTTCTCGGCGACCCACCCAATGATTTCCGGCGGCCACGTGCTGACCGCCGAGGAGATCGTCGACTTCGCCTTCGACGGTCTCCGCAGCCACCACACCGGTCAGCCACCGGCCTCCGAGGACGTCGCCGAACTCGCGCTCGGCGGCGCCCGTCGCCACGACTCTGGGGATGATTGA
- a CDS encoding ABC transporter ATP-binding protein, with product MLLRVLRTHLRPYVGNLFLVVVLQLVGTIASLYLPSLNADIIDNGVAKGDTGYIMETGGWMLGVSLVQIACTVIAVYFGAKTAALFGRDVRAAVFHRVGEFSAREVNQFGAPTLISRSTNDVQQIQMLVVMTTTMLVAAPITMIGGVIMAVREDVGLSWLVAVAVPLLAGSVGLIASRMVPQFQKMQKNIDGVNRVLREQIAGIRVVRAFVREPHEIERFGEANRNLTDTAIRAGRLMALIFPTVMLILNVSSVAVLWFGASRVENGTMEVGALTAFLSYLIQILFSVMMGVMVMIMVPRASVCADRISEVLGTESSVRPPVTPIKSFTGRGQLVFERASFQYPGAAEPVLRDISFVASPGQTTAIIGSTGAGKTTLLSLVPRLFDATEGRVLVDGIDVREIEPEALWERIGLVPQRPYLFSGTVASNLRYGNPDATDEELWQALEIAQGKDFVEAMPEGLEAPIAQGGTNVSGGQRQRLAIARALVRKPEIYLFDDSFSALDLATDARLRAALRPVTREACVVVVAQRVSTIIDADQILVVEDGVIVGKGTHQELLDTCPTYVEIVESQRSAEEAA from the coding sequence ATGTTACTTCGCGTCTTGCGTACGCACCTGCGTCCGTACGTGGGAAACCTGTTCCTGGTGGTCGTCCTGCAGCTGGTCGGGACGATCGCCTCCCTCTACCTGCCCAGCCTGAACGCCGACATCATCGACAACGGCGTGGCCAAGGGCGACACCGGCTACATCATGGAGACCGGCGGCTGGATGCTCGGCGTCAGCCTGGTCCAGATCGCCTGCACGGTGATCGCGGTGTACTTCGGTGCGAAGACGGCGGCCCTGTTCGGACGCGACGTCCGCGCGGCGGTGTTCCACCGGGTCGGCGAGTTCTCGGCCCGTGAGGTCAACCAGTTCGGCGCCCCGACGCTGATCTCCCGCAGTACCAACGACGTCCAGCAGATCCAGATGCTGGTCGTGATGACCACGACCATGCTGGTCGCGGCCCCGATCACGATGATCGGCGGCGTGATCATGGCGGTCCGCGAGGACGTCGGCCTGTCCTGGCTCGTCGCGGTCGCCGTCCCGCTGCTGGCCGGTTCCGTCGGCCTGATCGCCAGCCGGATGGTGCCGCAGTTCCAGAAGATGCAGAAGAACATCGACGGCGTGAACCGGGTGCTGCGCGAGCAGATCGCCGGCATCCGGGTGGTCCGGGCGTTCGTCCGCGAGCCGCACGAGATCGAGCGCTTCGGCGAGGCCAACCGGAACCTGACCGACACCGCGATCCGGGCCGGCCGGCTGATGGCGCTGATCTTCCCGACCGTGATGCTGATCCTGAACGTGTCGAGCGTCGCGGTGCTGTGGTTCGGCGCCTCCCGGGTCGAGAACGGGACGATGGAGGTCGGCGCGCTGACCGCCTTCCTGAGCTACCTGATCCAGATCCTGTTCTCGGTGATGATGGGCGTGATGGTGATGATCATGGTGCCGCGCGCCTCGGTCTGTGCGGACCGGATCTCCGAAGTGCTCGGCACCGAGTCCTCCGTCCGGCCGCCGGTCACGCCGATCAAGAGCTTCACGGGCCGCGGCCAACTGGTGTTCGAGCGGGCCTCGTTCCAGTACCCGGGCGCCGCCGAGCCGGTCCTGCGGGACATCAGCTTCGTCGCGTCGCCGGGGCAGACGACCGCGATCATCGGCAGCACCGGCGCCGGCAAGACCACGCTGTTGTCGCTGGTGCCGCGGTTGTTCGACGCCACCGAGGGGCGGGTGCTCGTCGACGGCATCGACGTACGGGAGATCGAGCCCGAGGCGTTGTGGGAGCGGATCGGTCTGGTGCCGCAGCGTCCGTACCTGTTCTCCGGGACGGTGGCGAGCAACCTGCGCTACGGCAACCCGGACGCGACCGACGAGGAGCTCTGGCAGGCGCTCGAGATCGCCCAGGGCAAGGACTTCGTCGAGGCGATGCCCGAGGGGCTGGAGGCGCCGATCGCGCAGGGCGGCACGAACGTGTCCGGCGGTCAGCGGCAGCGGCTCGCGATCGCGCGGGCGCTGGTCCGCAAGCCGGAGATCTACCTGTTCGACGACTCGTTCTCGGCGCTCGACCTGGCGACCGACGCCCGGCTCCGGGCGGCGCTGCGGCCGGTCACGAGGGAGGCGTGCGTCGTGGTCGTCGCGCAGCGGGTGTCGACGATCATCGACGCCGACCAGATCCTTGTCGTCGAGGACGGCGTGATCGTCGGCAAGGGGACCCATCAGGAGTTGCTCGACACGTGTCCGACGTACGTCGAGATCGTCGAGTCGCAGCGTTCCGCGGAGGAGGCGGCATGA
- a CDS encoding ABC transporter ATP-binding protein, with the protein MSEEQKPSSEAPATVKATERPTSGRGFGPPGGIPGDKSINFLPSAKRLLKRLRPHRVQVAVVVLLAIGSVALSVLGPKILGRATDIIFAGAIGKGLPSGQTKEQVIEQTRAAGNGRLADLLQGIDLIPGVGIDFDALRNVLLLVLALYAGAFLLSWAQGYILNGIVQQTILDLRAEVEEKLNKLPLSYFDGAPRGELLSRVTNDIDNISSSLQQTLSQLLTSLLTVIGVITMMFVISPLLALIALITIPVSMVLTAAIAKRSQTRFVAQWRHTGALNGQIEEAFTGHELVKVFGRQKEIEASFAEKNEELYKAAFGAQFISGLIMPLMMFIGNVNYVVIAVVGGLRVASGTMSLGDVQAFIQYSRQFTQPLTQVASMANLLQSGVASAERVFEVLDAKEQVPDDETPEKVTDSRGRVEFEHVSFSYDPDKPLIDDLSLVAEPGQTVAIVGPTGAGKTTLVNLIMRFYELNAGRITIDGVDITELTRHDLRSRIGMVLQDTWLFGGTIRDNLLYGNLNATEEDMLAAAKATYVDRFVHSLPDGYDTVIDEEGSNVSAGEKQLLTIARAFLADPQLLILDEATSSVDTRTEVLVQRAMAALRSDRTSFVIAHRLSTIRDADLILVMENGAIVEQGNHHELLALDGAYARLYNAQFSGAVVDIDEEAAAVAAPAAR; encoded by the coding sequence ATGAGCGAGGAACAGAAGCCGTCGTCCGAGGCGCCGGCGACCGTGAAGGCGACCGAACGGCCGACGTCCGGTCGTGGGTTCGGGCCGCCCGGCGGGATCCCGGGGGACAAGTCCATCAACTTCCTGCCCTCGGCGAAGCGGCTGCTCAAGCGGCTGCGGCCGCACCGGGTCCAGGTCGCGGTGGTCGTCCTGCTGGCGATCGGCAGCGTCGCGCTGTCGGTGCTCGGTCCGAAGATCCTCGGTCGCGCGACCGACATCATCTTCGCGGGCGCGATCGGCAAGGGGCTGCCGAGCGGCCAGACCAAGGAGCAGGTGATCGAGCAGACCCGGGCGGCCGGCAACGGCCGGCTCGCGGACCTGCTGCAGGGGATCGACCTGATCCCCGGCGTCGGCATCGACTTCGATGCCCTGCGCAACGTCCTGCTCCTGGTGCTGGCGCTGTACGCCGGGGCGTTCCTGCTGTCCTGGGCGCAGGGGTACATCCTGAACGGCATCGTCCAGCAGACGATCCTCGACCTGCGCGCCGAGGTCGAGGAGAAGCTGAACAAGCTGCCGCTGAGCTACTTCGACGGCGCGCCGCGCGGTGAGCTGCTCAGCCGGGTGACCAACGACATCGACAACATCTCGAGCAGCCTGCAGCAGACCCTGAGCCAGTTGCTCACCTCGCTGCTGACCGTGATCGGGGTGATCACGATGATGTTCGTGATCTCGCCGCTGCTGGCGTTGATCGCGCTGATCACGATCCCGGTCTCGATGGTGCTGACGGCCGCGATCGCCAAGCGCTCGCAGACCCGGTTCGTCGCGCAGTGGCGGCACACCGGCGCGCTCAACGGCCAGATCGAGGAGGCGTTCACCGGGCACGAGCTGGTGAAGGTCTTCGGCCGGCAGAAGGAGATCGAGGCGAGCTTCGCGGAGAAGAACGAGGAGCTGTACAAGGCCGCGTTCGGCGCGCAGTTCATCTCCGGCCTGATCATGCCGCTGATGATGTTCATCGGGAACGTGAACTACGTCGTGATCGCGGTGGTCGGCGGCCTGCGGGTGGCGTCCGGCACGATGTCGCTGGGCGACGTCCAGGCGTTCATCCAGTACTCGCGGCAGTTCACCCAGCCGCTGACCCAGGTGGCCTCGATGGCGAACCTGCTGCAGTCCGGGGTGGCGTCGGCGGAGCGGGTCTTCGAGGTGCTGGACGCGAAGGAGCAGGTGCCGGACGACGAGACGCCGGAGAAGGTGACCGACTCGCGCGGCCGGGTCGAGTTCGAGCACGTGTCGTTCTCGTACGACCCGGACAAGCCGTTGATCGACGACCTCAGCCTGGTCGCGGAGCCCGGTCAGACGGTCGCGATCGTCGGTCCGACCGGCGCCGGCAAGACCACGCTGGTCAACCTGATCATGCGGTTCTACGAGCTGAACGCGGGCCGGATCACGATCGACGGTGTCGACATCACCGAGCTCACCCGGCACGACCTGCGCTCGCGGATCGGCATGGTGCTGCAGGACACCTGGCTGTTCGGCGGCACGATCCGCGACAACCTCCTGTACGGCAACCTGAACGCCACCGAGGAGGACATGCTCGCGGCGGCCAAGGCGACGTACGTCGACCGCTTCGTCCACAGCCTGCCCGACGGCTACGACACGGTGATCGACGAGGAAGGCAGCAACGTGAGCGCCGGTGAGAAGCAGCTGCTCACCATCGCCCGCGCGTTCCTGGCGGACCCGCAGCTGCTGATCCTGGACGAGGCGACCAGCTCGGTCGACACCCGCACCGAGGTCCTGGTGCAGCGCGCGATGGCGGCCCTGCGGTCCGACCGGACCAGCTTCGTCATCGCACACCGCCTGTCCACCATCCGCGACGCCGACCTGATCCTGGTCATGGAGAACGGCGCCATCGTGGAGCAGGGCAACCACCACGAGCTGCTCGCCCTGGACGGTGCCTACGCCCGCCTCTACAACGCCCAGTTCAGCGGCGCGGTCGTCGACATCGACGAGGAGGCGGCAGCCGTCGCCGCCCCGGCGGCGCGCTGA